A window of the Deltaproteobacteria bacterium PRO3 genome harbors these coding sequences:
- the murG gene encoding undecaprenyldiphospho-muramoylpentapeptide beta-N-acetylglucosaminyltransferase — TPLKGSGLGARLRSLARLPKAYRQSKKILREFRPDVVVGIGGYASGPMTLAAHFSKIPTAIIEQNSIPGFTNRKLARFADRIFIAFTKAREFFDPAKTRLTGNPTRRFPAPAERSPGERFCLFVLGGSQGAHALNEAMIQAAPTLAERAQRLHIVHQTGAQDEAIVAAAYRAAGLSAEVFSFSQQLGPYYAKADLMLCRAGAGTITELQNLGLPAILVPYPFAADDHQRYNAEEMVASGAAEMILNRELQGTRVAERLAFYLDHPEALEKMRRAARGLAKPEAAQEVLAECLELAARPATVSG; from the coding sequence GACGCCCCTGAAGGGTTCGGGCTTGGGTGCCCGCCTGCGCAGCCTGGCGCGGCTGCCGAAGGCCTACCGGCAGTCGAAAAAAATCCTGCGCGAGTTCCGGCCCGACGTCGTGGTCGGAATCGGCGGCTACGCCAGCGGGCCCATGACCCTGGCCGCGCATTTTTCCAAGATTCCCACCGCGATCATCGAGCAGAATTCCATCCCGGGCTTCACCAATCGGAAGCTCGCCCGCTTCGCCGACCGGATCTTCATCGCCTTCACGAAGGCGCGGGAGTTCTTCGACCCGGCGAAGACGCGGCTTACCGGCAACCCGACGCGGCGCTTCCCCGCGCCGGCCGAGCGTAGCCCGGGCGAACGCTTCTGTCTCTTCGTCCTGGGCGGCTCGCAGGGCGCCCACGCCTTGAACGAGGCGATGATCCAGGCCGCTCCCACGTTGGCCGAGCGGGCCCAACGCTTACACATCGTCCACCAAACCGGCGCCCAGGACGAGGCCATCGTCGCCGCGGCCTACCGCGCGGCGGGGCTCTCCGCGGAGGTCTTTTCCTTTTCCCAACAGCTCGGGCCCTATTACGCCAAGGCCGACCTGATGCTGTGCCGGGCGGGGGCCGGGACGATCACGGAGTTGCAGAACCTCGGCCTGCCCGCCATCCTCGTGCCCTATCCCTTCGCCGCCGACGACCACCAACGCTACAACGCCGAGGAGATGGTGGCCTCGGGCGCGGCCGAGATGATCCTCAACCGAGAACTCCAAGGCACGCGGGTCGCCGAACGCCTGGCCTTCTACCTGGACCACCCCGAGGCGCTGGAAAAGATGCGCCGGGCGGCGCGGGGCCTGGCCAAGCCCGAGGCCGCCCAAGAGGTCTTGGCGGAGTGCCTCGAACTCGCGGCGCGACCCGCGACGGTCTCCGGTTAA